A window of Ruania suaedae contains these coding sequences:
- a CDS encoding S-(hydroxymethyl)mycothiol dehydrogenase: MQQVKAVIARSKGVPVELVTINVPDPGPGEAVVAIQACGVCHTDLHYREGGINDEFPFLLGHEAAGVVEAVGEDVTSVAPGDFVVLNWRAVCGQCRACTRGQAQYCFATHNATQKMTLEDGTELSPALGIGAFAEKTLVAAGQCTKVDPEARAAAVGLLGCGVMAGIGAAINTGAVTRGKSVAVIGCGGVGAAAVAGSALAGASPIIAVDIDDKKLEKARSLGATHTVNSSAQDPVEAIKAICGERFEGAEGADVVIEAVGRPETWKQAFYARDLAGTVVLVGVPTPEMQVPDIPLLDVFGRGGSLKSSWYGDCLPSRDFPMLVDLYQQGRLDLDAFVTEEIGIDGVEAAFETMHHGDVLRSVVVL; encoded by the coding sequence ATGCAGCAGGTCAAGGCAGTGATCGCCCGGAGCAAGGGAGTTCCGGTCGAACTGGTCACCATCAACGTCCCCGACCCCGGCCCGGGCGAGGCCGTGGTGGCCATCCAGGCGTGTGGCGTGTGCCACACCGACCTGCACTATCGCGAGGGTGGGATCAATGACGAGTTCCCGTTCCTGCTCGGGCACGAGGCAGCCGGGGTGGTCGAGGCCGTCGGTGAGGATGTCACCTCCGTGGCTCCCGGGGACTTCGTGGTGCTGAACTGGCGCGCCGTGTGCGGGCAGTGCCGGGCCTGCACGCGCGGGCAGGCGCAGTACTGCTTCGCCACCCACAACGCGACGCAGAAGATGACCCTCGAGGACGGCACCGAGCTCAGCCCGGCGCTGGGGATCGGCGCGTTCGCCGAGAAGACCCTGGTGGCCGCCGGCCAGTGCACCAAGGTCGACCCCGAGGCCCGCGCCGCGGCGGTGGGCCTGCTGGGCTGCGGCGTGATGGCCGGGATCGGCGCCGCCATCAACACCGGTGCGGTCACCCGCGGGAAGTCGGTCGCCGTCATCGGCTGTGGTGGCGTGGGCGCGGCGGCTGTCGCCGGCTCCGCCCTGGCCGGCGCGAGCCCGATCATCGCCGTCGACATCGACGACAAGAAGCTCGAGAAGGCGCGAAGCCTCGGCGCCACCCACACCGTGAACTCCTCGGCGCAGGATCCGGTGGAGGCCATCAAGGCCATCTGCGGTGAGCGCTTCGAGGGCGCCGAGGGCGCGGACGTGGTGATCGAGGCGGTGGGCCGGCCCGAGACCTGGAAGCAGGCCTTCTACGCCCGCGACCTGGCCGGCACGGTCGTGCTGGTGGGCGTGCCCACCCCGGAGATGCAGGTGCCTGACATCCCGCTGCTGGACGTCTTCGGCCGCGGCGGTTCGCTGAAGTCGAGCTGGTACGGCGACTGCCTGCCCAGCCGCGACTTCCCGATGCTGGTCGATCTCTATCAGCAGGGCCGGCTCGATCTGGATGCCTTCGTCACCGAGGAGATCGGCATCGACGGTGTCGAGGCTGCGTTCGAGACGATGCACCACGGTGACGTGCTGCGTTCGGTGGTGGTGCTCTGA
- a CDS encoding MBL fold metallo-hydrolase, with protein MAARVDHAVTSGTFSLDGGTFDVDNNVWVVGDDTECVVIDAPHSVEDILAVVGDRTVTAIVCTHAHDDHVRVAPELAERTGAPIWLHADDEPLWELTHASHRWDDNLVDGQEITVAGITLRVLHTPGHAPGGVCLHAPELGCVFTGDTLFNGGPGATGRSYSDLPTLEASIRAKLFALPEETVVHTGHGDDTTIGAEAEQLGR; from the coding sequence ATGGCGGCGCGCGTGGACCACGCCGTGACCAGCGGCACGTTCAGCCTCGACGGCGGCACCTTCGACGTGGACAACAACGTCTGGGTGGTCGGTGACGACACCGAGTGCGTGGTGATCGACGCCCCGCACTCGGTCGAGGACATCCTGGCCGTGGTCGGCGATCGCACGGTGACGGCCATCGTGTGCACCCACGCCCACGACGATCACGTCCGGGTGGCACCCGAGCTCGCCGAGCGCACCGGCGCCCCGATCTGGCTGCACGCCGACGACGAGCCGCTGTGGGAGCTCACCCACGCCTCGCACCGGTGGGACGACAACCTCGTCGACGGCCAAGAGATCACCGTGGCCGGGATCACGCTGCGGGTGCTGCACACCCCCGGTCACGCCCCGGGTGGCGTGTGCCTGCACGCCCCCGAGCTGGGCTGCGTGTTCACCGGGGACACCCTCTTCAACGGCGGCCCCGGAGCGACGGGCCGGTCCTATTCGGACCTGCCCACGCTCGAGGCCTCCATCCGGGCGAAGCTGTTCGCGCTCCCGGAGGAGACCGTCGTGCACACCGGTCACGGGGACGACACCACCATCGGCGCGGAGGCGGAGCAGCTCGGCAGGTGA
- a CDS encoding CidA/LrgA family protein, whose translation MSSSPGRRRSLPWRVIGSWALGLAALAACLLLGELLVAVTGLRLPGTVLGLVLAVAGLALAHRRRHPAVRVLRESALTVARPANRHLQLFFLPAAVGITSSVARVAEQLVPLMLALVATFLLVLVVIGHLAQRLLRRPGQGAR comes from the coding sequence GTGAGCTCCTCCCCCGGCCGACGGCGCAGCCTCCCCTGGCGCGTGATCGGCAGCTGGGCCCTGGGCCTGGCCGCCCTGGCGGCCTGCCTGCTGCTCGGTGAGCTGTTGGTCGCCGTCACCGGACTGCGCCTGCCCGGGACGGTGCTGGGCCTGGTGCTGGCGGTGGCCGGGCTCGCCCTCGCCCACCGGCGCCGCCACCCGGCGGTGCGGGTGCTGCGCGAGTCGGCCCTGACGGTGGCCCGGCCGGCGAACCGGCACCTGCAGCTGTTCTTCCTGCCGGCGGCGGTCGGGATCACCAGCAGCGTGGCGCGCGTGGCCGAGCAGCTGGTGCCGTTGATGCTGGCGCTGGTGGCGACGTTCCTCCTGGTGCTCGTGGTGATCGGGCACCTCGCGCAGCGGTTGCTGCGCCGGCCGGGCCAGGGCGCCCGGTGA
- a CDS encoding LrgB family protein, whose translation MTGLASMLVWTASTVLAYLGALWLYRRSGRHPVLSPVVTATVVLTLALEVTGTAYPDYLAAVAPVTIGLALATVALAVPLHTASGALLPLWPRLLLTFLCAAALALVLAALPLVVAGAPEVVRASALPLSVTTPVTVEISALVGGDPSLAAGLAICSGILGAVLAPRLLTLVGVRDPRARGIAIGVTSHGIGTSRVLLDEPETGAWSSAAMVVHALVMTAAVPVVAGVL comes from the coding sequence GTGACGGGCCTCGCCTCGATGCTGGTATGGACGGCGAGCACCGTGCTCGCCTACCTGGGTGCGCTGTGGCTGTACCGGCGTTCAGGCCGTCACCCGGTGCTCTCCCCGGTGGTGACGGCCACGGTGGTGCTGACCCTGGCGCTGGAGGTGACCGGTACCGCCTACCCCGACTACCTGGCCGCGGTGGCACCCGTGACGATCGGGCTGGCCCTGGCGACCGTGGCGCTCGCGGTGCCGCTGCATACGGCGAGCGGCGCGCTGCTACCGCTCTGGCCCCGGCTGTTGCTGACCTTCCTCTGCGCGGCGGCGCTGGCGCTCGTGCTGGCGGCCCTGCCCCTCGTCGTCGCCGGGGCGCCCGAGGTGGTCAGGGCCTCGGCGCTGCCGCTGTCGGTGACCACACCGGTGACGGTGGAGATCTCCGCGCTCGTGGGTGGCGACCCGTCGCTGGCTGCCGGCCTGGCGATCTGTTCCGGGATCCTCGGTGCGGTGCTGGCGCCGCGGCTGCTGACTCTGGTCGGCGTACGCGACCCGCGGGCCCGCGGGATCGCCATCGGGGTGACCTCGCACGGGATCGGCACCTCCCGGGTGCTGCTGGACGAGCCGGAGACCGGGGCCTGGTCGAGTGCGGCGATGGTGGTGCACGCGCTGGTGATGACGGCGGCGGTGCCGGTGGTGGCGGGGGTGCTGTGA
- a CDS encoding DUF6318 family protein, with protein MGRGARLLRVIVVVVTSAVLAGCSAWAIDDDEASPPPAPPSPVRPDSMDEETIDGAALAAVHFMEMIPYIQATGDVAEWESVSGDGCDFCHATGSGAVEAHERDGYVVGGAITAEPLSVGETVAGDAPGYSVYLEVRTDAATTYLDGTVEPIPASTDRIEVQLDWAGSGWQVRAVGRWR; from the coding sequence ATGGGTCGTGGTGCGCGCCTGCTCAGGGTCATCGTCGTGGTCGTGACGAGTGCGGTCCTGGCGGGATGCTCCGCCTGGGCGATTGACGATGACGAGGCAAGCCCGCCCCCTGCTCCGCCCTCGCCGGTACGCCCGGACTCGATGGACGAGGAGACCATCGATGGCGCAGCGCTCGCCGCCGTGCACTTCATGGAGATGATCCCCTATATCCAGGCCACCGGTGACGTGGCCGAGTGGGAATCGGTGAGCGGGGACGGATGCGACTTCTGTCACGCCACGGGTTCCGGCGCGGTGGAAGCCCACGAGCGGGATGGCTACGTGGTCGGCGGTGCGATCACGGCCGAGCCGCTCAGTGTGGGGGAGACGGTGGCCGGTGACGCTCCCGGCTACTCGGTGTATCTGGAGGTGCGGACCGACGCGGCCACGACGTATCTCGACGGCACCGTCGAGCCGATCCCCGCCAGCACGGACCGGATCGAGGTCCAGCTCGATTGGGCCGGGAGCGGCTGGCAGGTGCGTGCGGTGGGCCGCTGGCGGTAG
- a CDS encoding class I mannose-6-phosphate isomerase yields MIIEVSANRPPERFYRGGRRLADLRGEQAVGEYEPEDWVGSMTCVHGEGPVGLTRLPDGRMLREAIGAEPYWWLGAAHVARYGADAMVLVKLLDAGQRLPVHAHPDREFARTHFAAPHGKTEAWFLFTGGSLHLGLQRDLSAEELAGVLERQDAAEILGLMHEVQVEAGDVVFVPAGVLHAIGGGLLLVELQEPEDFSLMLEWQGYPIDGPRDGHLGLGYDVALQAMERRARTPEEMAELVRPAGYGPSVFPDAADPFFRLGRERVQGEVQVEAGFAVVIVTEGQVEVTDASGARTTLRRGATALAPHAAGTLTLTGDAEVLICRPPAP; encoded by the coding sequence GTGATCATCGAGGTTTCCGCCAATCGCCCGCCGGAGCGCTTCTACCGTGGCGGTCGCCGGCTCGCGGACCTGCGGGGCGAACAGGCGGTGGGGGAGTACGAGCCGGAGGACTGGGTGGGTTCGATGACCTGTGTCCACGGCGAGGGCCCGGTCGGGCTGACCCGGTTACCGGACGGGCGGATGCTGCGCGAGGCCATCGGGGCCGAGCCGTACTGGTGGCTCGGGGCCGCGCACGTGGCACGCTACGGAGCCGACGCCATGGTGCTGGTCAAGCTGCTGGACGCGGGGCAGCGCCTTCCGGTGCACGCCCATCCCGATCGCGAGTTCGCCCGGACCCACTTCGCAGCGCCCCACGGCAAGACCGAGGCATGGTTCCTGTTCACCGGGGGAAGCCTGCACCTGGGACTGCAACGGGACCTGAGCGCCGAGGAACTCGCGGGCGTACTGGAGCGCCAGGACGCTGCGGAGATCCTCGGCCTGATGCACGAGGTCCAGGTCGAGGCCGGGGATGTGGTCTTCGTCCCGGCCGGGGTGCTGCACGCCATCGGTGGCGGACTGCTGCTGGTGGAGCTGCAGGAGCCGGAGGACTTCTCGCTCATGCTCGAGTGGCAGGGCTACCCGATCGACGGTCCCAGGGACGGCCACCTCGGCCTCGGTTACGACGTGGCGCTGCAGGCGATGGAGCGCCGGGCCCGCACACCGGAGGAGATGGCCGAGCTGGTGCGACCGGCCGGCTATGGGCCCTCGGTCTTCCCGGACGCCGCCGACCCGTTCTTCCGGCTCGGGCGCGAGCGCGTCCAGGGCGAGGTGCAGGTGGAGGCGGGCTTCGCCGTCGTGATCGTGACCGAGGGGCAGGTGGAGGTCACCGACGCCTCGGGGGCACGAACCACCCTGCGGCGCGGGGCGACCGCGCTGGCCCCGCACGCGGCAGGCACGTTGACCCTGACCGGTGACGCCGAGGTACTGATCTGCCGCCCGCCGGCGCCCTGA
- a CDS encoding ADP-dependent glucokinase/phosphofructokinase, translated as MTPEVLLGFGGNVDVEITWDDAVLTRLAAEHGIASGELDTATEITDERTLLISILAFARAGEGGERYVADRSVLETFPASFDHRWTLGGTGIRAGLVMQTLGVPAMVHLVSTNPVMRELLPAGLHCLSSAGPDSLDPHLIVQFPDGARVRTDRLDVTAPRANRLIYVNDPPNRDLVLSDAIDEVAPTLQVLLVTGLNTMQDPDLVTDRLRRIAAVAAAMPDGALVLFEDAGQHVPALGRQVLTQMAGIADVISMNEDELFGHLGRRVDLHDAAAVEQALRSARRQIGARTLVVHTQHWAGALGPRAAELRPALHAGVVAAGTRYLIGDGATRANHERTATVPVQARAAVVAAALERAGLTCVPALDLHTTTPTTIGLGDTFVGGLLAAYAAQRQTEGVHA; from the coding sequence ATGACACCTGAGGTCCTGCTCGGCTTCGGCGGCAACGTCGACGTGGAGATCACCTGGGACGATGCCGTGCTCACGCGCCTGGCCGCTGAGCACGGCATCGCCTCGGGCGAGCTCGACACCGCCACCGAGATCACCGACGAGCGCACCCTGCTGATCTCGATCCTGGCCTTCGCCCGGGCCGGGGAGGGCGGCGAGCGGTACGTGGCCGATCGATCCGTGCTGGAGACCTTCCCGGCGAGCTTCGACCACCGCTGGACCCTCGGCGGCACCGGGATCCGCGCCGGCCTGGTGATGCAGACCCTGGGGGTGCCGGCGATGGTGCACCTGGTCAGCACCAACCCGGTCATGCGCGAGCTGCTTCCGGCTGGCCTGCACTGCCTGAGCAGCGCCGGCCCCGACTCGCTCGATCCGCACCTGATCGTGCAGTTCCCCGACGGCGCCCGCGTGCGCACCGATCGCCTCGACGTCACCGCCCCGCGCGCCAACCGGCTCATCTACGTCAACGACCCGCCCAACCGGGACCTGGTGCTCAGCGACGCCATCGACGAGGTGGCACCCACGCTGCAGGTGCTGCTGGTGACGGGCCTGAACACCATGCAGGACCCGGACCTGGTCACCGACCGGCTCCGCCGCATCGCGGCGGTGGCCGCCGCCATGCCCGACGGCGCACTCGTCCTGTTCGAGGATGCCGGCCAGCACGTGCCGGCCCTGGGCAGGCAGGTGCTCACGCAGATGGCCGGCATCGCCGACGTCATCAGCATGAACGAGGACGAGCTGTTCGGGCACCTCGGCCGCCGGGTCGACCTGCACGACGCCGCCGCCGTCGAGCAGGCCCTGCGCAGCGCTCGCCGGCAGATCGGCGCGCGCACCCTCGTGGTGCACACCCAGCACTGGGCCGGCGCTCTCGGGCCTCGCGCCGCCGAGCTGCGCCCGGCGCTGCACGCGGGTGTCGTGGCCGCCGGCACCCGCTACCTCATCGGGGACGGCGCCACCCGGGCCAACCACGAGCGCACGGCGACGGTCCCGGTGCAGGCGCGTGCCGCCGTCGTGGCGGCCGCGCTGGAGCGTGCCGGTCTCACGTGCGTGCCGGCCCTGGACCTACACACCACCACCCCCACCACCATCGGCCTCGGCGACACCTTCGTCGGCGGCCTGCTCGCGGCCTACGCCGCGCAGCGACAGACCGAAGGAGTCCACGCGTGA
- a CDS encoding ketose-bisphosphate aldolase, which produces MLTNGNALLTAAHEGSYAVPAFNISDYAMFNGIMEICEAEQAPLIVAIHPDELAHFGVDAVTAIRARAHRSSIPVAIHWDHGASYEQMLTAMQAGFTSVMIDRSMDSFEENVRITRRVVEAAHAVGVSVEAELGTIGAADSYGESGASEIIYTTPDEAVEFVRQTGVDSLAVAIGTSHGLFPPEFTPELKIDLLRDIKAAVQIPLVLHGGSGNPDAEIGQAAKLGINKINISSDIKVAYHDEMRAVLADPKVREPNAIQPRCIEAMKVVAAHKIRLFGADGQASSVAAITGVQVRV; this is translated from the coding sequence GTGCTCACCAACGGAAACGCCCTGCTGACCGCCGCCCACGAGGGGAGCTATGCCGTTCCGGCGTTCAACATCAGCGACTATGCGATGTTCAACGGGATCATGGAGATCTGCGAGGCCGAGCAGGCCCCGCTGATCGTGGCCATCCACCCCGACGAGCTCGCCCACTTCGGGGTCGACGCCGTCACCGCCATCCGCGCACGTGCCCACCGCTCCAGCATCCCGGTGGCGATCCACTGGGACCACGGCGCCAGCTACGAGCAGATGCTCACCGCCATGCAGGCCGGCTTCACCTCGGTGATGATCGATCGCTCGATGGACTCCTTCGAGGAGAATGTGCGGATCACCCGCCGCGTGGTCGAGGCGGCGCACGCCGTCGGCGTGAGCGTGGAGGCTGAGCTGGGCACCATCGGTGCCGCGGACAGCTACGGAGAGAGCGGCGCCAGCGAGATCATCTACACCACCCCCGACGAGGCCGTGGAGTTCGTGCGCCAGACCGGAGTGGACAGCCTCGCCGTCGCGATCGGCACCTCCCACGGGCTGTTCCCGCCGGAGTTCACCCCCGAGCTCAAGATCGACCTGCTGCGCGACATCAAGGCGGCGGTCCAGATCCCACTGGTGCTGCACGGTGGCTCGGGCAACCCCGATGCCGAGATCGGCCAAGCCGCCAAGCTGGGCATCAACAAGATCAACATCTCCAGCGACATCAAGGTGGCCTATCACGACGAGATGCGCGCCGTGCTGGCCGACCCCAAGGTGCGCGAACCCAACGCGATCCAGCCTCGCTGCATCGAGGCCATGAAGGTGGTCGCCGCGCACAAGATCCGGCTGTTCGGCGCCGACGGTCAGGCCTCGAGCGTGGCGGCGATCACCGGCGTGCAGGTACGGGTCTGA
- a CDS encoding carbohydrate ABC transporter permease translates to MTPLTTAKPTRTPSRDIPGRILVWLGLLAGAAFAGLPVLWMLSSSFKSNQEIFELPPRLLTESFSFDAYLAILGDPSRLRFFTNSYVVAICVTILTLIVAIHAAYAFSRFAFRMKHPLKLLIISVQAVPPITVLIPYFGIIVALKMYDTYPGLIFTYMLFTLPYAIIMMTSYMNSLPRELDEAVRVDGGSSMTALWRVLVPVSVPGIVSVGVYTFMIAWNEYLFALTLTSSESMRTVPIGLQLLMGQHSYEWNEIMAMSILGSIPVLALFLFFQRYFMSGLTSGAVKN, encoded by the coding sequence ATGACCCCGCTCACCACCGCCAAGCCCACCCGCACACCCTCACGGGACATCCCGGGCCGGATCCTGGTCTGGCTCGGCCTGCTCGCCGGGGCCGCGTTCGCCGGACTGCCCGTGCTGTGGATGCTCTCCAGCTCGTTCAAGTCCAACCAGGAGATCTTCGAGCTCCCGCCCCGGTTGCTCACCGAATCCTTCAGCTTCGATGCTTATCTCGCCATTCTCGGGGACCCGAGCCGGCTGCGATTCTTCACCAACAGCTACGTGGTGGCCATCTGCGTGACCATCCTGACGCTGATCGTGGCGATCCACGCCGCCTACGCATTCAGCCGGTTCGCATTCCGCATGAAGCACCCGCTCAAGCTGCTCATCATCAGCGTGCAGGCGGTACCGCCGATCACCGTGCTGATTCCCTATTTCGGAATCATCGTGGCGCTGAAGATGTACGACACCTATCCGGGACTGATCTTCACCTACATGCTCTTCACGCTCCCGTACGCGATCATCATGATGACCAGCTACATGAACTCACTTCCGCGGGAGCTGGACGAAGCCGTGCGCGTCGACGGCGGTAGCTCGATGACGGCGCTGTGGCGAGTACTGGTCCCCGTCTCGGTGCCCGGGATCGTCTCTGTCGGCGTCTACACCTTCATGATCGCCTGGAACGAATACCTCTTCGCCCTCACCCTCACCAGCAGCGAATCGATGCGCACCGTTCCGATCGGCCTGCAGCTGCTGATGGGCCAGCACTCCTACGAGTGGAACGAGATCATGGCGATGAGCATTCTCGGCTCCATTCCCGTACTGGCCCTGTTCCTGTTCTTCCAGCGGTATTTCATGAGCGGCCTGACCTCGGGCGCGGTCAAGAACTGA
- a CDS encoding carbohydrate ABC transporter permease produces MGRALEPLAFLSPTLILLAVLMVLPIVLVIGYAFMDNVVTNPDPEFVGAANLIQIATDPTFHIALRNTVVFTVVSVLAHMILGLTFAMLLNSKRVSVTSRAVLRAIYVMPWLFTVAVIAVLWRMLLAPSGVINYLLSTNVEWLADPRLALGTVTVINIWAGYPFFMVSLLAGLQGIPGELYEAARVDGASPVQQFLHVTLPQLRQIIVSLLLLDMIWTSAQQFALIWMTTGGGPLSSTEMLSTYTYKLAFDDYEFGLASASAVLVLLVSMVLAFFYVRHEKARES; encoded by the coding sequence GTGGGCCGCGCACTCGAACCACTCGCGTTCCTCTCGCCCACGCTGATCCTGCTCGCCGTGCTGATGGTGCTGCCGATCGTGCTGGTGATCGGTTACGCGTTCATGGACAACGTGGTCACCAACCCGGATCCGGAGTTCGTCGGCGCCGCCAACCTGATCCAGATCGCCACCGACCCGACGTTCCACATCGCCCTGCGCAACACGGTGGTCTTCACCGTGGTCAGCGTGCTCGCCCACATGATCCTCGGCCTCACCTTCGCGATGCTGCTCAACAGCAAGCGCGTCTCGGTCACCAGCCGCGCGGTGCTGCGCGCGATCTACGTGATGCCGTGGCTGTTCACCGTGGCGGTGATCGCGGTGCTGTGGCGGATGCTGCTGGCGCCCAGCGGCGTGATCAACTATCTGCTCTCCACGAACGTGGAGTGGCTGGCCGATCCGCGGCTGGCGCTCGGCACGGTCACCGTGATCAACATCTGGGCCGGCTACCCGTTCTTCATGGTCAGCCTGCTGGCCGGCCTGCAGGGGATCCCGGGTGAGCTCTACGAGGCGGCCCGGGTCGACGGCGCCTCCCCCGTGCAGCAGTTCCTGCACGTCACGCTCCCGCAACTGCGGCAGATCATCGTGAGCCTCCTGCTGCTGGACATGATCTGGACCTCGGCACAGCAGTTCGCGCTGATCTGGATGACCACCGGCGGCGGGCCGCTGAGCTCCACCGAGATGCTCTCCACCTACACCTACAAGCTGGCCTTCGACGACTACGAGTTCGGCCTCGCCTCGGCCAGCGCCGTCCTCGTGCTGCTCGTGTCCATGGTGCTCGCGTTCTTCTACGTGCGGCACGAGAAGGCGAGGGAGTCATGA
- a CDS encoding ABC transporter substrate-binding protein, translating to MSMGARRTRRLAGTAGVAALSLVAAAGCSGAGDAESDGDVTIQFAQWWEPELPDGAFAEIIDGFEEENPGVSVELVSAPYASTQEQLFAGSASGTMPDVMGLDAVWVNDFANQGAIADLTALMGEQDYDDSQLSSQVQVDGATYMIPVVNFIYPMFTNDELLAEAGVDAPPTTRQEFLDAAVAISDLGGDTSGWALPLSLEQPNGILNDVMPWVWSSGGSMLADGQPDLTNPEMTAGVEYVQELWDAGAVAPGSFTMKEQDKVEEFTNGRVGMMISSLAHINLLQETNPDLSFSVSAIPTEEGYSGESGLTYASWGIGVSESSEHPEEAWALIEYLMETETNGDLATIANGFPGNTEAVPDFVEDDPLMADAFEIYQNTTPTNEFSGLPSAEQLMRGFAEQLQAGLNGDQSVEATLEQTQAAWSDEF from the coding sequence ATGAGCATGGGCGCTCGACGCACACGGCGGCTTGCCGGCACAGCCGGGGTGGCCGCACTGAGTCTCGTCGCAGCCGCGGGCTGCAGCGGAGCCGGAGACGCTGAGTCCGACGGTGACGTGACCATCCAGTTCGCCCAGTGGTGGGAGCCCGAGCTCCCGGACGGCGCGTTCGCCGAGATCATCGACGGCTTCGAGGAGGAGAACCCCGGCGTCAGTGTCGAGCTCGTCTCGGCGCCCTACGCCTCCACCCAGGAGCAGCTCTTCGCGGGCTCGGCCTCCGGCACGATGCCCGACGTCATGGGCCTGGACGCCGTCTGGGTGAACGACTTCGCCAACCAGGGAGCCATCGCCGACCTGACCGCCCTGATGGGGGAGCAGGACTACGACGACAGCCAGCTCTCCAGCCAGGTGCAGGTCGACGGCGCCACCTACATGATCCCGGTGGTGAACTTCATCTACCCGATGTTCACCAACGACGAGCTGCTCGCCGAGGCCGGCGTGGACGCCCCGCCCACCACCCGGCAGGAGTTCCTCGACGCAGCCGTCGCGATCTCCGACCTCGGCGGCGACACCAGCGGGTGGGCGCTGCCGCTCTCGCTGGAGCAGCCCAACGGCATCCTCAACGACGTGATGCCGTGGGTCTGGTCCTCCGGCGGGTCGATGCTCGCCGACGGCCAGCCCGACCTGACCAACCCGGAGATGACCGCAGGCGTGGAGTACGTCCAGGAACTGTGGGACGCCGGCGCGGTGGCCCCGGGCTCGTTCACGATGAAGGAGCAGGACAAGGTCGAGGAGTTCACGAACGGCCGCGTCGGCATGATGATCTCCTCCCTCGCGCACATCAACCTGCTGCAGGAGACCAACCCGGACCTGAGCTTCAGCGTCTCGGCCATCCCGACCGAGGAGGGCTACTCCGGCGAGTCCGGTCTGACCTATGCCTCGTGGGGCATCGGCGTCTCGGAGAGCAGCGAGCACCCGGAGGAGGCCTGGGCGTTGATCGAGTACCTGATGGAGACCGAGACCAACGGCGACCTGGCCACCATCGCCAACGGCTTCCCCGGGAACACCGAGGCGGTGCCGGACTTCGTCGAGGACGACCCGCTGATGGCCGACGCCTTCGAGATCTACCAGAACACCACGCCGACCAACGAGTTCTCCGGGCTGCCCTCCGCCGAACAGCTGATGCGCGGCTTCGCCGAGCAGCTGCAGGCCGGCCTCAACGGCGACCAGAGCGTCGAGGCGACGCTCGAGCAGACCCAGGCCGCCTGGTCCGACGAGTTCTAG
- a CDS encoding DeoR/GlpR family DNA-binding transcription regulator: MSTAGADTQDRSRHLPAHRRGALADYVAERGQVAVADLAERFAVSIDTIRRDLDQLDADGLLIRTHGGAVSKSAAPVGDRKLDMRLHLHTEQKEQIGALAARLVQDDSVIMLNGGTTTLAVMRHLRDRRGLTIATNNLRIPAELPPGMECELYVFGGHVRTVAQTTTGAVSFGVTNRPDEITVRADIAIVGVGAVATSGFSTSNVGDAAMMAEMMDHSEQVAVVADSSKFSRHLFAQIASLDRATYLVSDAAPPPPIAASLKEAGVSLITP; this comes from the coding sequence ATGTCGACCGCAGGCGCTGATACCCAGGACCGTTCCCGGCACCTCCCTGCGCACCGGCGTGGAGCGTTGGCGGACTACGTCGCCGAGCGCGGTCAGGTGGCCGTGGCCGACCTGGCCGAGCGGTTCGCGGTCTCCATCGACACGATCCGCCGCGACCTGGATCAGCTGGATGCCGACGGGTTGCTGATCCGCACCCACGGGGGTGCGGTGAGCAAGTCCGCGGCTCCGGTGGGAGATCGCAAGCTCGACATGCGGCTGCACCTGCACACCGAGCAGAAGGAACAGATCGGTGCCTTGGCTGCCCGGCTCGTGCAGGACGACTCGGTGATCATGCTCAACGGTGGCACCACCACGCTGGCGGTGATGCGGCACCTGCGGGATCGGCGCGGGCTGACGATCGCGACCAACAATCTGCGTATTCCGGCCGAGTTGCCACCCGGGATGGAGTGCGAGCTCTACGTCTTCGGTGGGCACGTGCGCACCGTCGCGCAGACGACCACGGGTGCAGTCTCCTTCGGTGTGACGAATCGTCCGGACGAGATCACCGTGAGGGCGGACATCGCCATCGTGGGGGTCGGTGCGGTGGCGACGTCGGGCTTCTCGACGAGCAACGTCGGTGATGCGGCGATGATGGCCGAGATGATGGACCACTCCGAGCAGGTCGCCGTGGTGGCCGACTCCTCGAAGTTCTCACGCCACCTGTTCGCGCAGATCGCCTCGCTGGACCGCGCGACCTATCTGGTCAGCGATGCCGCTCCCCCGCCCCCCATCGCCGCGAGCCTGAAGGAGGCCGGGGTCTCGCTGATCACGCCCTGA